ACCGCCTTGACCAGGCCCAAGGACGCGACCTGGACCAGGTCCTCCAGGGGCACGCCCCGGTTGTTGAACCGTCGGGCCAGGTGCTCGGCCAGGCGCAGGTGGGCCTCGATGAGCTCGTCGCGGATGGCCTGGTCGCCGGTCTCCTGCAGCTCGCGGAACCGCTCGCGGAGGTGCTCCCGCTCGGCCTCGTCGAGGCTCATCGCCACCCCCCGGGGCCCCGTCGGGCATCAGGGGTCGTGCGGCCCAGGCTCATGCCGGGGTCGGGTCGGTGTCGTGGCGCTTGGTCACCCAGACCCGGTCGGCGGGGGCGTCGACGCGGTGGTCGTCGACGACGGCGGCGAGGATCTGGTCCGAGAGCTCGGTGTCCTCGTCGGTCGGGGGGGCGCCCTCGAGGGTGCCGACGATCTCCACCGAGATGGCGTCGGCGGCGAGGGTGAAGGTGAGGGTGAGGGTGCCCGGCCGCTGCCCCGAGCCGATCAGCAGGGAGCAGGCCTCGCCCACCGCGATGCGGAGGTCCTCGACCTCGTCGTAGCCCATGCCCGCCCGGGTGGCGAGGCCGGCCCCGGTGAGCCGGGCGATGCGCACGAACTCGGGGGCGGCCGGGAGGGTGAGGGTGATCTCGTCGGAGGGCTGGTCGCTCATCGCGCCCGCCCTGCGTCCGGGGTGGCCGCGCCGGGGCGGCGGACACCTCCGTCGACGGGCCTCGGCTGGCTCGTGCGCTGCACCTGCGACTCCCTCCGGCGGGTTGCGGAGGGAGAGTCTGTCACGGACGACGGGGTCACCCGGTCAGGGGAAGGGCACCCGTCCCGCCACCCGCTCGCCGGGGGCGGTGCCCAGCGCGAACCACACCGACTTGCCCGGCCGGACGTGGGTGACGCCCCACGAGTCGGCCAGCCGGTCGACCAGCTCCAGGCCCCGCCCGCTGGTGGCGAGGGGGGCGGGCCGCCCCACCTTGGGGTCGGTGGAGGAGGTGTCGATGACCTCGACGGCCAGGCGGGTCCGGTCGAGGTCGGCCACCAGCTCCACCGGCGCGCCGGCGTGGGTGACGGCGTTGGCCACCAGCTCGCTGGTGAGGAGGCAGGCGGTCTCCACCAGCTCGGGCCGGCGGCCCTGGGTGAGCAGGTCGCGCACCACCCGCCGGGCCTGGCCGGCGGCCTCGAGGCTGCTCAGCAGCTCGGTGGCCACGAGGACGTGGTGGGGGTGCGGCGAGGCCGCGACGAGCCCGGCCGGGGGAGGAGGAGCCGCCGTCATCATGGGGTGGGGGGTACCCGGGCCCCCGGCGGAGCAAACGGTGGGCGCCGGCCGTGGGGCGGGATCACCCCAGGTCGGAGGGGGTCAGGGGCCCTCGGCGGGCGGGTCGGCGTCGGGGTCGAGGTCGGCCACGATGCGCTCCACGTCGACCCGGGCCCCGTCGATGCGGCCCCGGCACCACCGGATGAGGCGGGCCGCCCGGGCCACCTTGCGGGTGAGCACGTCGACGTCGACGGCGTCGTCCTCGATCTCGGTGAGGATGGCCTCCAGCTCGGCCATGGCCTCGGCGTAGCCGGCCGGCTCGGGGCCGCCGGGGTCGTCGGTGGGCGCTCCGGGGTCAGCCATGGGTCGATCCTGGCCGATCGGCGGCGTCCGGCGCGCCACCACCGCCGCCCCCGTCGGGCTCGCCCCCCACGACGGTGCTGCGCACCCGCCCCCCGGCCACGACGGTCTCGAGGGCGTCGCCGGGGGCCACGTCGCCCGGCGCCCGGACCACGGCGCCGTCGTCGCGGTAGGTGATCGACCACCCGCGGGCCAGGGCCAGGGCCGGGTCCGCCGCCCGCACCCGGGCGTCGAGGCCGTCGAGGGCGGCCCGGCGACGCGCCAGCACCGGCCCGGGTCGGCGGGCGAGGCGGTCCCGGGCGCCGTCGAGGCGACGGGCCGCGGCGCCGAGGTCGCGCCGGGCGTCGCGCCGCACGACCTCGGCGCGCGCCTCCAGGCGCCGGTCGGCGGCGGCCAACGCCCCCGGCCCGGCCCGGCCCACCCGGGCCTGGGCCGCCGCCACCTGGGCCTCCCCCGCCCGGAGGGCGGCCCCGGCCAGGGAGGCGCCCTGGCGGGCGGTGCCGGTGAGGTGGGCCCGGCGCCGCTCGAGCGAGCGCAGGGCGCCCGCGGCCACCCCGGCCCAGAGGGCCTCGGCCCGGTCCCGTGCCCCTGCCACCAGGGCCACCACCTCGGCGGCGGCGGCCGAGGGCGTGGGGCACGAGGTGTGGGCGACCCGGTCGGCCACGCTCTCGTCGATCT
Above is a window of Iamia majanohamensis DNA encoding:
- a CDS encoding ATP-binding protein; its protein translation is MSDQPSDEITLTLPAAPEFVRIARLTGAGLATRAGMGYDEVEDLRIAVGEACSLLIGSGQRPGTLTLTFTLAADAISVEIVGTLEGAPPTDEDTELSDQILAAVVDDHRVDAPADRVWVTKRHDTDPTPA
- the xseB gene encoding exodeoxyribonuclease VII small subunit is translated as MADPGAPTDDPGGPEPAGYAEAMAELEAILTEIEDDAVDVDVLTRKVARAARLIRWCRGRIDGARVDVERIVADLDPDADPPAEGP
- a CDS encoding ATP-binding protein, with the translated sequence MMTAAPPPPAGLVAASPHPHHVLVATELLSSLEAAGQARRVVRDLLTQGRRPELVETACLLTSELVANAVTHAGAPVELVADLDRTRLAVEVIDTSSTDPKVGRPAPLATSGRGLELVDRLADSWGVTHVRPGKSVWFALGTAPGERVAGRVPFP